A genomic region of Acidobacteriota bacterium contains the following coding sequences:
- a CDS encoding DNA-3-methyladenine glycosylase I: MEPGTKRCGWGLSHPEYTAYHDREWGVPVHDDRLLFEFLILEGAQAGLSWLTILRRREGYRAAYEGFHPERVSAFGPDREAALLADPRIVRNRLKVSASIRNAKAFLEVQAAFGSFAAYLWGFTGGRPAVNRWETLSEVPARTPLSDRLSADLRSRGFSFVGSTICYAFMQAVGMVNDHLVHCFRHAELAALADGTGPAGSGPR, encoded by the coding sequence ATGGAACCCGGGACCAAACGTTGCGGCTGGGGCCTCTCCCACCCGGAATACACCGCCTATCACGACCGGGAGTGGGGCGTGCCGGTTCACGACGACCGCCTCCTCTTCGAGTTCCTGATCCTGGAGGGCGCCCAGGCGGGGCTGAGTTGGCTGACCATCCTCCGCCGGCGGGAGGGGTATCGCGCGGCCTACGAGGGTTTCCACCCGGAGCGGGTGTCCGCGTTCGGCCCCGACCGTGAAGCGGCGTTGCTCGCCGACCCGCGCATCGTCCGGAACCGGCTCAAGGTGTCGGCTTCCATCCGCAACGCGAAGGCCTTCCTGGAGGTCCAGGCCGCGTTCGGGAGCTTCGCCGCCTATCTCTGGGGCTTCACGGGAGGCCGGCCCGCGGTGAACCGGTGGGAGACCCTCTCCGAGGTCCCCGCCCGCACCCCCCTCTCCGACCGTTTGAGCGCCGACCTGCGGTCCCGCGGGTTCTCCTTCGTGGGCTCCACCATCTGCTACGCCTTCATGCAGGCCGTCGGGATGGTGAACGATCACCTGGTCCACTGCTTCCGGCACGCCGAACTGGCCGCCCTCGCCGATGGCACGGGGCCCGCTGGGAGCGGCCCGCGATGA
- a CDS encoding GAF domain-containing sensor histidine kinase: MPSSTHSGRNPFKPKDLIVRETLFEMYDQIFGEVDLSSVLRKTTAAVRRLFDAEQATIYLALDDTRELESITTLDNIARAIRIPIGKQSLAGFCAATGRAFVIPDAYGDLGAIDPDLRFDRSWDARTGFRTRDVACAPALFQGELRGVVQVINRKSGIFCESDLEPLESVSRFVAYALHHARLYDELATLKCLEKEKSDFMRIIVHELKSPLAASKSLAAALRFANEGNANLVSVLSRIECRLDELLGLVSDILSLSRIKGGRPLGEVTVCDLAAETRAVHAGYVQPAEAKGLHLAVDLPADPVPVRIDVQAFRLIVSNLVGNAVKYTEAGEVRTRLTREGEWAVLRVEDTGMGIPAEDIPNLFKEFYRASNARRSRVQGTGVGLAGVKELVNRFRGLMELRSEEGKGSTFTVRLPLWREAGAP, translated from the coding sequence ATGCCCTCGTCGACGCATTCCGGCCGAAACCCGTTCAAACCCAAGGATCTGATCGTCCGGGAAACCCTCTTTGAGATGTACGACCAGATCTTCGGCGAGGTGGACCTCTCCAGCGTGCTCCGGAAGACGACCGCGGCGGTCCGGCGCCTCTTCGACGCCGAGCAGGCCACCATCTACCTCGCCCTCGACGACACCCGCGAACTCGAGTCCATCACCACCCTGGACAACATCGCTCGCGCCATCCGCATCCCCATCGGCAAACAGTCGCTGGCCGGGTTCTGCGCGGCGACCGGCCGGGCCTTCGTGATCCCCGACGCCTACGGCGACCTCGGCGCCATCGACCCCGACCTCCGTTTCGACCGGTCCTGGGATGCCCGAACCGGGTTCCGCACCCGGGACGTGGCGTGCGCCCCCGCGCTCTTCCAGGGGGAACTCCGCGGGGTGGTGCAGGTGATCAACCGGAAGAGCGGCATCTTCTGCGAGAGTGATCTTGAGCCGCTCGAGAGCGTTTCCCGTTTCGTGGCGTACGCGCTCCACCACGCCCGCCTCTACGACGAACTGGCCACCCTCAAGTGCCTGGAGAAGGAGAAGTCCGACTTCATGCGGATCATCGTCCACGAGCTCAAGTCCCCCCTGGCCGCGTCCAAGTCCCTGGCCGCCGCCCTTCGCTTCGCGAACGAGGGCAATGCGAACCTCGTGTCGGTCCTGTCCCGGATCGAGTGCCGCCTCGACGAACTCCTCGGGTTGGTGAGCGACATCCTGTCCCTGTCGCGGATCAAGGGAGGCCGGCCCCTGGGCGAGGTGACGGTCTGCGACCTCGCCGCCGAAACCCGGGCCGTTCACGCGGGGTACGTGCAACCGGCCGAGGCGAAGGGCCTTCACCTGGCGGTGGACCTCCCGGCCGACCCGGTGCCGGTCCGGATCGACGTCCAGGCCTTCCGCCTCATCGTTTCGAACCTGGTGGGGAACGCCGTCAAGTACACGGAAGCCGGGGAAGTGCGGACACGCCTGACGAGAGAGGGGGAATGGGCCGTCCTCCGGGTGGAAGACACGGGCATGGGCATCCCCGCCGAAGACATCCCGAACCTTTTCAAGGAATTCTACCGAGCCTCCAACGCACGCCGCAGCCGGGTCCAGGGCACCGGGGTCGGCTTGGCGGGCGTGAAGGAACTGGTGAACCGCTTCCGGGGTCTGATGGAGCTGCGAAGCGAGGAGGGAAAGGGGTCGACGTTCACTGTCCGTCTTCCGCTCTGGCGCGAGGCGGGCGCACCCTGA
- the meaB gene encoding methylmalonyl Co-A mutase-associated GTPase MeaB yields MKDHPVKTRLPEWAPPGGGEGFASRVMEGREDRHDGLPSEAARVTHRVAPSRVHRARQLSVEDYVGGVLAGDRTTLARAITLVESNLSSHTDTAQDLLCRVLHRTGDSLRIGITGVPGVGKSTFIETFGCFLVERGHRVAVLAVDPSSSLTRGSILGDKTRMERLARDPRCFIRPSPSGGALGGVNRKTRETLLLCEAAGYDTILVETVGVGQSEITVRSMVDFFLLLMLSGAGDELQGIKKGIMELADALVITKADGDNAGRAEVARAEYERALHYLAPATEGWATRALTCSALTGGGVPELWDVIRDFRDRTSRSGFLQVRRKAQTLDWMRDMVLDQLRQAFESRPAVQRILREVERDVLDGRLPAAAGAKRLLDTFFGD; encoded by the coding sequence ATGAAGGACCATCCCGTCAAGACCCGTCTGCCCGAGTGGGCGCCCCCCGGCGGTGGCGAAGGCTTCGCCTCCCGGGTCATGGAGGGCCGGGAGGACCGCCACGACGGCCTGCCCTCCGAGGCCGCCCGGGTGACCCACCGGGTCGCCCCGTCCCGGGTGCACCGGGCCCGGCAGCTGTCCGTGGAAGACTACGTCGGCGGCGTCCTGGCCGGGGACCGGACCACCCTCGCCCGCGCCATCACCCTGGTGGAGAGCAACCTCTCCTCCCACACCGACACGGCCCAGGACCTGCTCTGCCGTGTTCTTCACCGGACGGGTGATTCCCTCCGGATCGGCATCACCGGCGTCCCGGGGGTGGGAAAGAGCACCTTCATCGAGACCTTCGGCTGCTTCCTGGTGGAGCGGGGGCACCGGGTCGCGGTCCTGGCCGTCGACCCCAGCAGTTCCCTGACCCGCGGCAGCATCCTGGGCGACAAGACCCGCATGGAGCGCCTGGCCCGGGACCCCCGGTGCTTCATCCGCCCCTCCCCGTCCGGCGGCGCCCTCGGGGGCGTGAACCGGAAGACCCGGGAAACCCTGCTCCTGTGCGAGGCCGCCGGTTACGACACCATCCTGGTGGAGACGGTGGGGGTGGGCCAAAGCGAGATCACGGTCCGCTCCATGGTGGACTTCTTCCTGCTCCTGATGCTCTCGGGCGCGGGCGACGAGCTCCAGGGCATCAAGAAGGGGATCATGGAGCTGGCGGACGCCCTGGTGATCACCAAGGCCGACGGCGACAACGCCGGCCGGGCCGAGGTGGCCCGGGCGGAGTACGAGCGGGCGCTGCACTACCTGGCGCCCGCCACGGAGGGGTGGGCCACCCGGGCCCTCACCTGCTCCGCCCTGACGGGCGGGGGGGTTCCCGAGCTGTGGGACGTGATCCGGGATTTCCGTGACCGGACCTCCCGCTCCGGCTTCCTCCAGGTCCGCCGGAAGGCGCAAACCCTCGACTGGATGCGCGACATGGTCCTGGACCAGCTCCGGCAGGCCTTCGAGTCGCGACCCGCCGTCCAGCGGATCCTGCGGGAGGTGGAGCGAGACGTCCTCGACGGCCGGCTCCCCGCCGCCGCCGGCGCCAAGCGTCTTCTGGACACGTTCTTCGGGGACTGA
- a CDS encoding response regulator, translating to MAHIMIVDDDPDIIQAYRMILETRGYTVTEAYSSQEAWNLLQKSTPDLMVLDCMMEEFTSGFDLAKDIRTQWPRLPILMLTSVTEHMSDTWKFSPEQDGHWLPVQRFLEKPVAPDVMVQEIEKALKESEAGSPGA from the coding sequence ATGGCGCACATCATGATCGTGGACGACGACCCGGACATCATCCAGGCTTACCGCATGATCCTCGAAACCAGAGGGTACACCGTCACGGAAGCCTACTCCAGCCAGGAAGCCTGGAACCTGTTGCAGAAATCGACGCCGGACCTCATGGTTCTCGACTGCATGATGGAGGAGTTCACCTCCGGTTTCGACCTCGCCAAGGACATCCGGACCCAGTGGCCTCGCCTGCCGATCCTCATGCTGACCTCGGTGACCGAGCACATGAGTGACACGTGGAAATTCTCCCCCGAACAGGACGGCCACTGGCTGCCTGTCCAGAGATTCCTCGAGAAGCCGGTCGCACCCGACGTGATGGTGCAGGAGATCGAGAAGGCCCTCAAAGAGAGCGAAGCCGGGTCCCCGGGGGCCTGA
- a CDS encoding winged helix-turn-helix transcriptional regulator, whose translation MREFMAICKAVSDPQRVRLLVALQGGEQCVGTLVRLVGLAPSTVSKHLSILQGARLVESRKQGRRVFYREAGEDAPEAVTAALRWIGTALGDDPVIREDRLRLQDTDFRPGGDTSRPRGSAPRRREIDAPASAPLPMDEWVD comes from the coding sequence ATGCGGGAATTCATGGCGATCTGCAAGGCCGTCTCGGACCCCCAGCGGGTCAGGCTTCTCGTGGCCCTCCAGGGGGGCGAACAGTGCGTCGGGACCCTGGTCCGGCTTGTCGGCCTCGCGCCTTCCACCGTGTCGAAGCACCTCTCCATCCTCCAGGGGGCCCGCCTGGTGGAGTCCCGCAAGCAGGGCCGCCGGGTCTTCTACCGCGAGGCGGGCGAGGACGCGCCCGAAGCGGTCACCGCCGCCCTCCGCTGGATCGGGACGGCCCTGGGCGACGACCCCGTGATCCGGGAAGACCGTCTCCGCCTTCAGGACACCGACTTCCGGCCCGGGGGAGACACGTCCCGGCCCCGCGGCTCCGCCCCGCGCCGCCGGGAGATCGACGCCCCTGCCTCCGCCCCCCTGCCCATGGACGAGTGGGTGGACTGA
- a CDS encoding NADH-quinone oxidoreductase subunit N gives MPLDDLFAILPEITLAAAGVLILAVDPFLKRRSVAPALTALACLASGAAAVLCALEGTGFRLHGTFRSDAFLLLIRLAVAGSGLLLAGLSHRFLRVGRLPRCEYFALFLFALSGVGIMAGAVDLILLFIGLEILSLASCVLAAYRRENPESAESGVKYFFVGSLSAAVMLYGIAWVYGSAGGTRYTAVLDVLSACRSFREVPFGLLLGLLMIFAGLFFKLAVVPFHVWAPDVYQGAPSPVSAFLASVPKIAGFAALVRIALYATPPEGAFVKPLLAAASVLTMLVGNLAALRQENLKRLLAYSSIAHAGYILLGLLTASGPAYSAVLFYLVVYAVMTIGAFAAVTVLAGEGDSRVNLDDYQGVGFTRPFLGSTLAICLLSLAGIPATAGFIGKLYLFSAALEKGWYAPVLVAIVASLIGAWYYLRVIVVMFTRQRPDDAVEPDLSAGTATVLAACGAVSVALGLYPAQLLDVTARIGSGLVAGH, from the coding sequence GTGCCACTCGACGATCTCTTCGCAATCCTGCCGGAAATCACCCTCGCCGCCGCCGGCGTCCTGATCCTGGCCGTCGATCCTTTCCTGAAGCGGCGCTCCGTGGCCCCCGCCCTGACGGCCCTGGCCTGCCTGGCCTCGGGCGCCGCCGCGGTCCTCTGCGCCCTGGAGGGCACCGGGTTTCGCCTTCACGGCACCTTCCGTTCCGACGCGTTTCTGCTCCTGATACGACTGGCCGTTGCCGGCTCCGGGTTGCTCCTCGCCGGGCTCTCCCACCGTTTTCTCCGGGTCGGGCGTCTGCCGCGCTGCGAGTACTTCGCCCTTTTCCTCTTCGCACTCTCCGGCGTGGGCATCATGGCGGGCGCCGTCGACCTCATCCTTCTCTTCATCGGCCTGGAGATCCTCTCCCTGGCCTCCTGCGTCCTGGCGGCATACCGGAGGGAAAACCCCGAATCCGCCGAGTCCGGCGTCAAGTACTTCTTCGTCGGGTCCCTCTCGGCCGCGGTCATGCTCTACGGCATCGCCTGGGTCTACGGGTCGGCCGGCGGGACGCGGTACACGGCCGTCCTGGACGTGCTGTCCGCCTGCCGCTCCTTCCGGGAGGTCCCCTTCGGCCTTCTGCTGGGCCTGCTGATGATCTTCGCGGGGCTTTTCTTCAAGCTGGCCGTCGTCCCCTTCCACGTCTGGGCGCCCGACGTCTACCAGGGCGCCCCCAGCCCCGTGAGCGCCTTCCTGGCTTCCGTCCCCAAGATTGCGGGCTTCGCGGCACTGGTGCGCATCGCCCTCTACGCCACCCCGCCCGAGGGGGCTTTCGTCAAACCGCTCCTCGCGGCGGCCTCCGTCCTGACCATGCTGGTCGGGAACCTCGCGGCGCTCCGGCAGGAGAACCTCAAGCGGCTCCTGGCCTACTCCTCCATCGCCCACGCCGGCTACATCCTCCTCGGGCTCCTGACCGCCTCGGGCCCGGCCTACTCGGCCGTGCTCTTCTACCTCGTGGTCTACGCCGTCATGACCATCGGGGCCTTCGCCGCCGTGACAGTGCTGGCCGGCGAGGGGGACAGCCGCGTCAACCTGGACGACTACCAGGGCGTCGGGTTCACCCGCCCCTTCCTGGGGTCCACCCTGGCCATCTGCCTCCTTTCCCTGGCCGGCATCCCCGCCACCGCCGGCTTCATCGGCAAGCTGTACCTCTTCTCCGCCGCCCTGGAGAAGGGATGGTACGCCCCGGTCCTCGTGGCCATCGTGGCCAGCCTCATCGGGGCGTGGTACTACCTCCGGGTCATTGTGGTCATGTTCACGCGCCAGCGTCCCGACGACGCCGTCGAACCCGACCTCTCGGCCGGCACGGCCACGGTCCTGGCGGCCTGCGGGGCGGTGAGCGTGGCGCTGGGCCTGTACCCCGCCCAACTCCTGGACGTCACCGCCCGCATCGGCTCGGGCCTGGTCGCCGGCCACTGA
- a CDS encoding DUF3298 domain-containing protein, translating to MTPRTLPLRCLLVVAGLAGLTATVPAGKPKPVPLSVTGTAWEGTLGKNRIQARLTLDAPSPSGWYWTEIEPAGEETAPGTSCGEPVKLTVKKADGELVMTESDAQGNPTGIFTGTRGEKGVISGNWSREAGGRKVPFVLRPLENAPPHFTLKSAVIEDHQDRRALYDLKVEVPRMSCPTRPAMEREFNEQVETLASAGLDGVRTAFEEAYAAIRQYDSHKNLTSVGTRSQYLVSYRIAYTSPRHVALHFTVFRYEMGAAHPQTNSLTLNFDLASLAPVALPDLFTPGSPWLKTLSAFCREDLLGTLEDADEGWVKEGTSLDEDNFKRFLVLGDGLLILFDAYQVACHAAGAQEVKVPYTAFKGALRADFKP from the coding sequence ATGACGCCCCGCACACTCCCCCTTCGATGCCTCCTCGTCGTCGCCGGCCTCGCCGGCCTCACGGCCACGGTACCGGCCGGGAAACCCAAGCCGGTCCCGCTGTCGGTGACCGGGACGGCGTGGGAGGGCACCCTGGGCAAAAACCGGATCCAGGCGCGCCTGACCCTGGATGCACCTTCCCCCTCGGGTTGGTACTGGACGGAAATCGAACCCGCCGGGGAGGAGACCGCTCCCGGGACCAGCTGCGGCGAACCCGTCAAGCTGACCGTGAAAAAGGCGGACGGGGAGCTGGTGATGACGGAAAGCGACGCCCAGGGGAACCCCACGGGCATCTTCACCGGGACCCGCGGCGAGAAGGGGGTTATCTCCGGGAACTGGTCGCGGGAGGCCGGCGGCCGGAAGGTCCCCTTCGTCCTGCGCCCCCTGGAGAACGCCCCCCCGCACTTCACCCTGAAGTCGGCCGTGATCGAGGACCACCAGGATCGCCGCGCCCTGTACGACCTGAAGGTGGAGGTCCCCCGGATGTCCTGCCCGACCCGGCCGGCCATGGAGCGGGAGTTCAACGAGCAGGTCGAGACCCTCGCCTCCGCCGGTCTGGACGGCGTCCGGACGGCATTCGAAGAGGCTTACGCCGCCATCCGGCAGTACGACTCCCACAAGAACCTGACGAGCGTCGGGACCCGCAGCCAGTACCTCGTCTCCTACCGCATCGCGTACACCTCTCCCCGGCACGTCGCCCTCCACTTCACGGTGTTCCGCTACGAGATGGGGGCTGCGCACCCGCAGACGAATTCCCTCACCCTGAACTTCGACCTCGCGTCCCTCGCCCCGGTGGCGCTCCCCGACCTGTTCACCCCGGGGTCCCCCTGGCTGAAAACGCTATCCGCCTTCTGCCGGGAAGACCTGCTCGGGACCCTCGAGGACGCGGACGAGGGGTGGGTCAAGGAAGGAACGTCCCTTGACGAGGACAATTTCAAGCGGTTCCTGGTCCTCGGGGACGGCCTGCTGATCCTGTTCGACGCCTACCAGGTGGCCTGTCACGCCGCGGGCGCCCAGGAGGTGAAGGTCCCTTACACCGCCTTCAAAGGCGCCTTGCGGGCCGATTTCAAGCCATGA
- a CDS encoding YncE family protein, which produces MRKRIFLFTALCLLGAAAVDAQIRMGLVQTNIEDYAYYNNVAFSAVTGHGYVTDPQNNRVIVFDPMRSTGNIVTTVPTGTEPAGIFITPDGQRACVLNAGSTSVTIIQLSDNTVRTYAPPLNAQFSLYGNIAFTPNSQYGFVCNNKLSANQVFIFNLSTGQLTSTLSTGVGPVRTYINPAGDKAFVLCNGQSTNDQITVVNIASPPSFTVLNTFNMVEADFDRVGTKGACHNNIVFAPDGTWGYVCDSGLNDVLSFNIPTYSSQYFIHFSAESHSNASLSRIAISPDGHYVLASSIILNRIYVIDVQSNPHAFTLHKEIYDSSGEAGWDGYNNIVVLPEGTTAAIASLQSSELVCFDWVTGNILSYTPTGPVGAGPEQITLAPDGIQLAAVNVLGSPQLALKDSVGLICLYPRVMNAPILVTGTPEFTGYAISNPTPSASSFIAYAIDKDGYDMPGVSNPATRILEPQSQLPFLGTDLFGLTTPTTPAWVQIFSNSWDARGFFLEADSAGTYMDGTVASDSTFRDFYITRVSELYGNGAYARKTEITVANPFSASVTVDLTLKDASGATLGNVVTDRAIPPGALLSGSLRDLFFRDWTSVDVSGAYIVGKVKSTYGAVTGMALTRFYNESQTCVTVRTLPLSGNPGVSTLYCPHVATGGELPGFTIPYDTTFSVINTAAEAATVTFTFHRDGVAGPLVGQAVIPAGGQYIGSAWNLFALPDPATHPAYVTGYAVVTSTRSGLIGDVVFGDGVNAVPQFQSALPMEPDTYTSCVFSHVAAGPIQGSTLVYFNGFSLVNPGTTKTISVQMKVYKESGLITGQKTLSIPPSGRILNLINSPDVIPAADGQIGGYVTLSSIDPFLALELFQDGSLKMLSGIPRN; this is translated from the coding sequence ATGCGAAAGAGAATCTTCCTGTTCACGGCGCTCTGCCTGCTGGGGGCGGCGGCGGTCGATGCCCAGATCCGGATGGGCCTGGTCCAGACCAATATCGAGGATTACGCCTATTACAACAACGTGGCCTTCTCCGCCGTCACCGGCCACGGGTACGTCACCGACCCGCAGAACAATCGCGTGATCGTCTTCGACCCGATGCGGTCGACCGGCAATATCGTCACCACCGTCCCCACCGGGACCGAGCCCGCGGGAATCTTCATCACCCCCGACGGACAGCGCGCCTGCGTCCTGAACGCGGGAAGCACCAGCGTGACCATCATCCAGCTCAGCGACAACACCGTGAGGACCTACGCCCCCCCCCTCAACGCCCAGTTCAGCCTCTACGGGAACATCGCCTTCACCCCCAACAGCCAGTATGGTTTCGTCTGCAACAACAAGCTCTCCGCCAACCAGGTCTTCATCTTCAACCTGTCCACGGGGCAGCTGACCTCGACCCTCAGCACCGGGGTCGGGCCCGTCCGGACCTACATCAACCCGGCGGGGGACAAGGCTTTCGTCCTGTGCAACGGCCAGTCGACCAACGACCAGATCACCGTCGTCAACATCGCGTCCCCCCCGTCCTTCACGGTCCTGAACACCTTCAACATGGTGGAGGCGGACTTCGACCGGGTCGGGACCAAGGGGGCCTGCCACAACAACATCGTCTTCGCCCCGGACGGCACCTGGGGCTACGTCTGCGACTCCGGGCTCAACGACGTCCTCTCCTTCAACATACCGACCTACTCGAGCCAGTACTTCATTCACTTCTCGGCCGAGAGCCACTCCAACGCCAGCCTCAGCCGGATCGCCATCTCGCCGGACGGGCACTACGTGCTCGCCAGTTCCATCATCCTCAACCGGATCTACGTCATCGACGTCCAGTCCAACCCCCACGCCTTCACCCTGCACAAGGAAATCTACGACAGCTCGGGCGAAGCGGGCTGGGACGGGTACAACAACATCGTCGTCCTGCCCGAGGGAACCACCGCGGCCATCGCCTCCCTCCAGAGTTCGGAACTGGTCTGCTTCGACTGGGTGACCGGGAACATCCTCTCCTACACCCCCACCGGGCCCGTCGGCGCCGGGCCGGAACAGATCACCCTCGCCCCCGACGGCATCCAACTGGCGGCGGTGAACGTGCTGGGCTCGCCCCAGCTCGCCCTGAAGGACTCGGTCGGCCTGATCTGCCTTTACCCCCGGGTGATGAACGCCCCCATCCTGGTGACCGGCACCCCGGAGTTCACGGGCTACGCCATCAGCAATCCCACCCCGTCGGCATCGAGCTTCATCGCCTACGCCATCGACAAGGACGGTTACGACATGCCGGGCGTTTCCAACCCCGCGACCCGGATCCTCGAACCGCAGAGCCAGCTCCCCTTCCTCGGGACCGACCTTTTCGGGCTCACCACCCCGACTACCCCGGCCTGGGTCCAGATCTTCTCCAACTCCTGGGACGCCCGGGGCTTCTTCCTGGAAGCGGACAGCGCCGGGACCTACATGGACGGGACCGTGGCCTCCGACAGCACCTTCCGGGATTTCTACATCACCCGCGTGTCCGAGCTCTACGGGAACGGGGCCTACGCCCGCAAGACGGAGATCACCGTGGCGAACCCCTTCTCCGCCTCCGTGACCGTCGACCTCACTCTCAAGGACGCGTCGGGGGCCACGCTGGGGAACGTCGTCACCGACCGGGCCATCCCCCCGGGGGCCCTCCTCTCCGGTTCGCTCCGCGACCTGTTCTTCCGCGACTGGACCTCGGTGGACGTGTCGGGCGCCTACATCGTCGGGAAGGTCAAGTCCACCTACGGCGCCGTGACGGGCATGGCCCTGACCCGGTTCTACAACGAAAGCCAGACCTGTGTGACCGTCCGGACCCTCCCCCTGTCGGGCAATCCCGGAGTCTCCACCCTCTACTGCCCCCACGTCGCGACCGGCGGCGAACTGCCCGGCTTCACCATCCCCTACGACACCACGTTCTCGGTGATCAACACCGCTGCGGAGGCGGCGACGGTGACCTTCACCTTCCACCGGGACGGCGTGGCGGGACCCCTCGTGGGGCAGGCCGTCATCCCGGCCGGGGGCCAGTACATCGGCTCGGCCTGGAACCTCTTCGCGCTCCCCGACCCGGCGACCCACCCGGCCTACGTGACCGGTTACGCGGTGGTCACCTCCACCCGGAGCGGGTTGATCGGCGATGTCGTCTTCGGGGACGGGGTCAACGCCGTCCCCCAGTTCCAGTCGGCCCTCCCGATGGAGCCCGACACCTACACCTCGTGCGTGTTCAGCCACGTGGCGGCGGGCCCCATCCAGGGGAGCACCCTGGTGTACTTCAACGGGTTCAGCCTGGTCAACCCCGGCACGACCAAAACCATCAGCGTTCAGATGAAGGTCTACAAGGAGTCGGGGTTGATCACCGGGCAGAAGACCCTGTCCATCCCGCCGTCGGGACGCATCCTGAACCTGATCAACAGCCCGGACGTGATCCCGGCCGCCGACGGCCAGATCGGGGGATACGTGACCCTGAGCAGCATCGACCCGTTCCTGGCGCTCGAACTGTTCCAGGACGGGTCCCTGAAGATGCTCTCCGGCATCCCCCGCAACTGA